A genome region from Primulina eburnea isolate SZY01 chromosome 9, ASM2296580v1, whole genome shotgun sequence includes the following:
- the LOC140841536 gene encoding uncharacterized protein: MSQGYAIELYFDPALENQVLKAWNVLARRQISTQLIEIESRPHLTLFVSPLIDLPKLEHVIRNFASKQEPLFLSFSSIGSLPNPNNVLFLCPTPSMPLLQFRSQLCDAMKKEGIQMGENDSPDEWIPYCAVAEEVPKNRMAEAFTVLRDLKLPVGGYATDISLIESSPVRELFSFPLGNTLEW; this comes from the coding sequence ATGTCTCAAGGATACGCAATCGAGCTTTACTTCGACCCAGCCCTGGAAAACCAAGTCTTGAAGGCCTGGAATGTGCTTGCTCGACGCCAAATCAGCACACAGTTGATCGAGATTGAATCTAGACCTCATCTTACCCTGTTTGTTAGTCCTTTAATCGACTTACCTAAACTGGAGCATGTTATTAGAAATTTCGCTTCTAAACAAGAACCATTATTTCTATCCTTCTCCTCAATTGGAAGCCTCCCAAATCCCAATAATGTTCTGTTTCTTTGTCCGACCCCATCTATgcctcttcttcaatttcgTTCCCAGTTATGTGATGCCATGAAGAAAGAAGGGATCCAAATGGGGGAGAACGACTCTCCTGACGAATGGATTCCTTACTGCGCAGTTGCTGAAGAGGTGCCAAAGAATCGTATGGCAGAGGCATTCACAGTTTTGCGTGACTTGAAGTTGCCAGTCGGAGGCTATGCAACTGATATTTCATTGATCGAGTCCTCACCAGTTCGTGAGCTCTTCTCTTTCCCCCTTGGCAACACATTGGAGTGGTAA
- the LOC140841533 gene encoding uncharacterized protein isoform X1 translates to MDMKRRKLLLLIMVQQILFTNLVMLCLLIRRRPRMVARRHRGTRNTPVSYSMTQRINAQFCHLNMIIDAGDVQCMLNLRMNRNAFGRLCYLLMHIGGLTDSRYVRVQEKVAMFLSVLAHHKKNRVTRHDYMRSGQTVSLHFHEVMRALLKLYTLLLVKPTPVDETCDSEPWKWFEGCLGALDGTHIGVHVRSIDKAKYRTRKGIIAVNVLGVCDRNMNFIYALTGWEGSAADARVLRDALTRDDAFKVPRGSYYLCDNGYANVEGFLTPYRRVRYHRDAWGNRASAPQDHKELFNWRHCQARNIIERAFGLLKKRWAILRSPSFYPLHVQNQIILACILLHNFVRNQMPDDPLDEYEEEVGSPIQDTHNDYISSFESSNDWVNWRDQCAMSMWNTYH, encoded by the exons ATGGACATGAAACGTAGAAAACTTCTACTGCTTATAATGGTACAACAAATATTGTTTACAAATTTGGTGATGTTGTGTCTTCTAATCCGACGACGTCCGAGGATGGTTGCCCGTCGACACCGTGGCACTCGTAATACACCTGTTTCGTACAGCATGACACAAAGAATCAATGCTCAGTTTTGCCATCTGAATATGATTATTGATGCGGGTGATGTTCAATGTATGTTGAACTTGAGAATGAATCGAAATGCATTTGGAAGGTTGTGCTATCTTCTAATGCATATAGGAGGACTAACAGATTCTCGGTATGTCCGCGTCCAAGAGAAGGTTGCAATGTTTTTGTCTGTTTTGGCACACCATAAGAAAAATCGGGTAACCAGGCACGATTACATGCGTAGTGGACAGACAGTCAGCTTACATTTCCATGAAGTTATGCGTGCGTTGTTGAAGTTGTATACGCTACTTCTTGTGAAGCCTACCCCTGTGGATGAGACATGTGACAGCGAACCGTGGAAATGGTTTGAG GGTTGTCTAGGTGCATTGGATGGAACTCATATCGGCGTACACGTTCGTTCCATTGACAAAGCAAAATATAGAACCAGAAAAGGAATTATTGCAGTTAATGTTCTGGGGGTTTGTGATCGAAATATGAACTTTATTTACGCTCTGACTGGTTGGGAAGGATCGGCCGCCGATGCAAGAGTTTTAAGAGATGCATTAACTAGGGATGATGCATTCAAGGTTCCAAGAG GTTCTTATTATCTCTGTGACAATGGATACGCTAATGTGGAGGGTTTCTTGACTCCGTATAGACGCGTAAGATATCATAGGGATGCCTGGGGCAATCGTGCATCAGCGCCACAAGATCACAAGGAGTTATTTAATTGGAGGCATTGTCAAGCAAGAAACATTATTGAAAGAGCATTTGGTTTGTTGAAAAAGAGATGGGCTATCCTTCGAAGTCCTTCATTCTACCCCTTGCATGTTCAAAACCAAATAATTCTTGCTTGCATTCTATTGCATAATTTCGTCCGTAATCAAATGCCTGACGATCCTTTAGATGAATACGAAGAAGAAGTTGGCAGTCCGATTCAGGATACACATAATGATTACATAAGCAGTTTTGAGTCATCGAACGATTGGGTTAATTGGCGAGATCAGTGTGCAATGTCCATGTGGAACACCTACCATTAA
- the LOC140841533 gene encoding L10-interacting MYB domain-containing protein-like isoform X2, with translation MDSVATSGSGTARCKKADKTRRSWSGREEDVLIHALKDITTKGWKSENGFRAGYLTLLENEMQTTLPGTNIRGNPHINSKIHVWKKTYSTLVTLLSKSGVGWNDTDNTIDATDETWESIVKHDPTFRAMRHKQWTHFNDWAEIFGNDRATGEQSKTFENALQQVLNLGEEVPHGEFIEENRTYIPFDGFDDSISDTHTPTSKTNAAKEQKDVDIAAHNIGIKMLNSGVI, from the exons ATGGATAGTGTGGCAACTTCTGGTAGCGGCACTGCGAGGTGCAAGAAAGCAGACAAGACACGGCGAAGTTGGAGTGGCCGTGAAGAAGATGTGTTAATTCATGCACTGAAAGACATTACGACCAAGGGTTGGAAAAGTGAAAATGGTTTTAGAGCAGGTTACTTAACTTTGTTGGAGAATGAAATGCAGACGACATTACCAGGAACAAATATACGTGGGAATCCTCATATAAATTCGAAAATACATGTATGGAAAAAAACATATAGTACTTTGGTGACATTGTTATCGAAGAGTGGAGTCGGTTGGAATGACACTGATAACACGATCGATGCTACAGACGAGACTTGGGAATCAATTGTGAAG CATGATCCAACTTTCAGAGCAATGCGGCATAAGCAGTGGACGCATTTCAATGATTGGGCTGAAATATTTGGAAATGATAGAGCTACTGGAGAGCAATCGAAGACTTTTGAGAATGCTTTACAACAAGTTCTTAATCTTGGTGAAGAAGTTCCACACGGAGAGTTCATTGAAGAGAATCGTACATATATCCCGTTCGATGGTTTTGATGATTCCATATCTGACACGCATACGCCAACATCGAAAACAAATGCAG CAAAAGAACAAAAGGATGTGGACATAGCTGCACATAACATTGGGATAAAAATGTTAAACAGTGGAGTCATCTGA
- the LOC140841535 gene encoding protein transport protein SEC13 homolog B-like, which yields MPATKIETGHNDVVHDVSVDYYGKRVATASSDTTVKINGVSNNSASQHLATLSGHRGPVWQVSWAHPKFGSILASCSYDGKVIVWKEGNQNEWSQFHVFEHKSSVNSIEWAPHELGLCLACGSSDGNISVYTAQSDGGWETTKIDQAHPVGVTSVSWAPSMAPGALVGSGMLDPVQKLASGGCDNTVKVWRLYNGNWKMDCFPALQKHSDWVRDVAWAPNLGLPKSTIASASQDGTVVIWTVAKEGDQWQGKILKDFKMPVWRVSWSLTGNLLAVAAGDNNITLWNEAVAGEWQEVTTVDR from the coding sequence ATGCCTGCAACAAAGATAGAAACAGGCCACAATGATGTCGTTCACGATGTCTCGGTGGATTACTATGGGAAACGTGTGGCAACAGCATCATCTGATACCACTGTAAAAATAAACGGTGTTAGCAATAATTCGGCATCTCAGCATCTGGCTACTTTGAGTGGGCATCGAGGCCCTGTCTGGCAGGTTTCTTGGGCACACCCCAAGTTCGGTTCAATTCTTGCTTCTTGTTCTTATGATGGAAAAGTTATTGTCTGGAAGGAAGGTAATCAGAATGAGTGGTCGCAGTTCCATGTCTTCGAGCACAAATCATCAGTCAATTCTATCGAGTGGGCTCCTCACGAGCTTGGACTTTGCTTGGCATGTGGTTCTTCTGATGGTAACATCTCAGTATACACAGCTCAATCAGATGGTGGCTGGGAAACCACAAAAATAGACCAAGCACACCCTGTTGGGGTGACATCTGTTTCTTGGGCCCCTTCAATGGCTCCTGGCGCATTAGTTGGATCGGGGATGCTGGATCCTGTTCAGAAGCTGGCTTCCGGTGGTTGCGACAACACCGTGAAGGTCTGGAGGTTGTACAACGGAAACTGGAAAATGGACTGTTTCCCAGCTCTTCAAAAGCACTCAGATTGGGTAAGAGACGTTGCTTGGGCACCAAACTTAGGGCTTCCAAAGTCCACGATTGCGAGTGCCTCTCAGGATGGTACGGTTGTTATATGGACTGTAGCGAAGGAAGGCGATCAATGGCAGGGTAAAATTTTGAAGGATTTCAAGATGCCTGTTTGGAGAGTGTCCTGGTCCCTGACCGGAAACTTGTTGGCTGTAGCAGCTGGGGACAACAACATCACACTGTGGAATGAAGCTGTTGCTGGGGAGTGGCAAGAGGTCACCACAGTCGATCGTTAG